aagttgtctctccgGAATATGTTGTCCCCGGACTTTTCTCTGTCCCAAGGGagtactttcttatccagaagttgaatataagcatctgcattgagccggTTCTTCCTCTCCACTAAACTTAGAGGGCAGACTTCACCTATACTGACCACTGGATTTTTGTTCTGAGGACATGTCTCGCAGATGCTGAGACATTGTCCGGATGTTTGGTTGAGATGTAGCGGCTGTTTTGCTAATTAACAGTAGCATCAACGGTCAAataattttcatcagaaaagagcataACTTTGCCTGAATTTTTATTGGCGTTGAGACAATTTTAGAATCTCTATTGCTCTTTCCAACCCTCTCAACTTGacctgttcagagataagatgtcctGTTGTCCTCCTCcatgattttgcaccaatgtcattctggaatgaaaataataaaatgattactactagataagatcaaacCTGTGTGTATGTATTTCTGTCATCCGTACTCTCatttttgatccaagaaataacaacccagtcataaattaattaaatcttgcaGGTGTCTTGCATGCAGCATGGTCCGTCGTgcacttcatattaaaaaaaaggaagaatataatCTCACAGGTGTTTAAGTCAACTCATTTTCCACAccataaattaaaagttgatCTAGGTTGCTTGCAGAGGAAGTacattatatagaataaaaataatgaatgtgactttagattagGTTTAGCATGGAGTACTTTACCTTCTAGGCTGAAGCACGCCACACTCATCATGTTATgctaaaaaatcaatctttatcTGTTAAAAGGTTTCTTTAAAAAGTCCATCCAATGTCCAAGAGATGGCGCTGCTGGTACGTATTGAGGTTATGTTAAGTTAGTAGGATCTCTTGTTTGGAGATTCCTTTGAATCGAAGAAGTGGAGTTTAGTTTTCggattttgtttcaaaaaaattccaaaaaaagccCCCttcccccacccaaaaaaaaataatatataatcctgcggatgtCCTTGATATTATACCTCTAATGATTGTCGTCAATTctgagctatttttttaaagtttacgtCCAGATTGGTTGAGGCAATCTCATTATCTTATCTAATTGTTTATTAGTGGATttagtacaatatatttttggaccACATTCATCTCAGAGAAAACAAACTCACATCccttctatatataaatatatgatcaaaCCAGGGAACACTAAAATCGGTCGTTGGATCAATTTTACTTGTGAATAATTTAGTGTGGAGGTAATTTTGATTGATGTAAAGGTGTGCGATGAAAAAAGAGGATGTTACCTAGTACCGGTAGAAGCAATTGTTGGAAAATgatgccccccccccttctcgAGAGTATTGAATAGTTAAACAGTTTTGTCATGTAAGCACAACTTAGGCTAATTACGAATTTTAAACATAGATTGCTTGGTTGAATTTTAATCACGTCGTATCTCATGGAATATGGCATTTtgaattcgagcatctcttgagatgaataatcaagttaaaagtatcttcCTCCTGTTTCTTCTCTCTTCCTTTGGTCCTAgctcttggagaacatagagGTCTAGTTAGTTGGGTAAGAATTTATTCTTGTTTACCATAGTACATACACATATATccattataaaatagtacagCTACGCAtaaattacaaaactatacaCAGATACGGCAAGGAACGTAAGTCCacctaatcataaaataataaaatatactaaataatgTGTGAGGAAACGGATTCTTATTACTTATACGACTTATTACGCATTACTCAACTGATTTGCTCAcatatcatcaaatatataaatgtatatagtatttgttctagaaataattatgtacttttgagatttttttgaaaaaaactcaatGACTGCTGATctagaaaaaagagaaatttggTATCTCACAATATATGACCCCAAAAAGAAAGGATCCATAGgttaagaccgaaaaaaaatcactcCACAGTCTGAAACCGCGGTCTGAATCAAAATATCGGTGCAAATCGATCATAAAAAAACCACTTAAGACCCTCATAACATCCCAAAATAAACCCCCatctctcaggttgtacaggtgaagtactgggcctcaaggcagtttaaactgcacccCGCGGAATTTCTAATCACAAacaaccccttctaatatgctataaaaaaACCTACGCATTAAGAACCCTTATTATATCCATAATACGTCCCTAACCTCATGTTGTATAGGTGCAGTGCTAAAAcaatgctatttaaaggccaCCATGACCTTGCAGACCAACaaaaatgttaccagaaccgtttctggagccttcaaacctacatgaaaaatttcaggaaacTCCATCCCTTACTTTGGgcgtgattgaaggacaaataCACACAgacacatttaatatatagaagagATAAATGATATACGTTAAACCGTTTTGGATATTTAATGTATACAAAATGATACATCATTGTTTAATGCCTTCATTTTAGTTTCAAAACGTTCGCACGACCCACCCGGTGGAGTAATGCTATagtcaatcattattttttaagaggGAGACTAAGAACACCCAGTAAATCAATAgcaataatatacaatataagtgGGATATGTACATCTGTGTATTTGGTCACTCATGTCCTTGGGCGGAGTAGAATGATTATGATTGAATTGTGGGTATCaataatatctttctttttcttttagataTCCTTCCactcaagaaaaaaatagagagtTGGTTCActttattataagttataataactaACTACATATTATCTTGTTTCCGTACAGGGTGTGCATTCACTCCCCTTCTCAGACCCATTTACAAATCctcatatttgaaatacataccGGGTGTactttgaaatctgaacactttacaaattgattaattcatggaggttgagggattgatattaattcataattagatataacaaagataaatagttagttacaaaaaaaaaagtaaactttagctctctagcttatgtacaagtcgagaaaatgacactttattTGCGCATTCCATGTAattggacgtctccaggaccactgtctacgaaACTGGACCCAGAGGGGTTAAATAAAACTCACCAGACCAATCCTCTCATGTACATAAGAGGGCCCATACTTGaaatctcggggtttcacaccagactgtctagagagctataaaaaagtggttggaaagagcTTTATGAGTGTGGAGAGGtcccttttgacaccagcaatgaaagaaacccatctcctctgtaGCAAATCTATTTCGaataagtcttttgagttcttttgaactcgtttttgacacttttagtccacctacagccctgatgccttTTTGAGTGTACGTCGAGAgtaaggcctgcagtgtccgtcatccaaacaccaaggctcTCAAATCCATTGTCAGTTAGCACTGGGAGACCATGACAGAAAACTACAttcgcctggaagccatcattaccgctaagtgagggtacattaatgattaagagagctcagacacacatctatttatagaattaattttcttgaaattctattgttaattaataaataatatcctgtTGAAGTTTACAATTCAAtgggtttatattttaatgcacCACTCGGTAATAAGTTATTCATTAGAAGAAAACATAGGGAGAGGTTTTGTCAAGAGTTTGAAAAGGTGTATGtagatatttacataataatatgtatatttttttaaaatatggattgacaaataacatttacatattaaatattttacaattatacataaattgtaaaCTTTTGATTTAATACGTAAAAAGTTATAAGCGATAGATGATTGCCACACCCTTTTGCAATAGCTCCATAGtccaaacacaaaaaaaaaaaaggcaatactcagatattgtatattgaataaataaatctaattgaATGATGATGAAAAATCTTCTTCTAATGAATTTAGGATGGAGATaggaataaataaactttacttGTGTATACTATGTACACTAGACCTTACATAGAGAGGATATACCAAAGTACGTACCTGGAAGAAAGcaggaattataaataaataaaagaatacgTAAAAAGTCCTTTCATTGTGAATCGGTGAGGACTTGATTATAAATAGACACGTAATGAATCCTGCCTTAGAAACATCCCAATCCACTAGTAATGGCCAAACGGGAAATCTCTCTATTTCGAACACCTCCAACATTAAGCCTCGCTCTAAAAAGGCTCCAGAATTACCCGCCATGGAACGTCGTAACTGGCTAATTCACAATCACTACGTCCGAAAGGAGTTTGAAACatgtaaaatgattttaacCTCACAATTGGAGGAAAGCGGAGGGAATTGTGAATATGCCCACTATGTGAATGGCCTTATTCTTAGACAAGAAGGGAAAATCCAAGAATCTCTGGAGGCATTTCGGATCTGTAATGTGATTAATCCAAGTAATCCGGATAATGTAAAGCAAATGGGTAAGTCCCTCCATCTCCTGGGCCGACATCAAATGGCGATTGAAACTTATAAACAAGCAGAGATCCGATCACTTGGAGTGGATTGGGAGATTCATCATCATTTGGGTGTTTCGTATATGTACTTGAAGGAGTTTGAAGTTTCCAAGGAGGAGTTACTCAAGGCTCTAACTGTTCATAAAAACGAAATGTCCTATCTTTGTATTAGCCGTGTTCTTCTTCTCCTTGCCGATACCAAAGGAGCTATTCAAATGCTCAAGGAGTCACTCGAATACTTCCCCGAAAACTCGGAACTAAGTACTAAATTAGGACTGTTATACCTTCAGCTTGGGCAGAGTCAGATGGCCTTTGAACAACTCGGTAATGCACTCATATTTAATCCCCTCAATTCCGATGCTCTTTTAGCACTTGGATCCATTACACAATCAAATATGGACTGGAATACGGCTTTGTCCAAGTATAAAGTAGCGTCTAAGATCATTCCTGAGTCTCCTTCTCTTTGGAACAATATTGGGATGTGTTTTGTGGGTAAAAAGAAGAGCATAGCTGGGATTTCCTGCCTCAAGAGAGCCTCATACCTGGCTCCCTTTGACTGGAAAATCTTTTTCAATCTTGGTCTTGTTCATTTGATGATGCAGCAATTTGCCTCTGCCTTTCATTTCCTATCATCTTCTGCAAATTTACATCCCAAGAGAGGACAAACGTTTATGCTCCTTGGAATAACGTTGACCCATCTCAAGGATACAGATAATGCGAGTTCAGCATATGAACAAGCTCTTCTTCTCGACAATAAGGATCCCGCCATACCTCTTAACTTTGCTATTTATCACTACAATCGTGGAGAGACTCTTAGCTCGAAAGAAAAACTGGGAACAATGGAGGAACGAGTTCTCAAACTAAAATCTCAATGCGGACTCAATACAGAGTCTGATATTCTTATCACGGCTGGGAAATTGGCAAAACTACTAGGGATGGAACTTCAAATAGAGATTCCTTCACCAGAAACACCTAACACCTGTACAGAAACAGCACCTCCTAAGAGAATCCAATCATCTAAAGGTATTAGAGAGGCAAAAACAAGTGCAAGGGCTCAGCTGATCATGGAGGGCAAGACAGGAAAGGTGACGTATCCTGTGGTGGAGGAAGGGAACTCCTCGTCCTCTGGAAATGGGAAATCCGAGATTTAATTTCCACCtgatgtaattcatttttttgttgttaaatgtatatgtatatgaaatagaGTTTCTGTCATTGATTGTGCCCTTTATGAACCTGGTCATCCTAAGACGGGGTGCCGATTTTTTGGGGAGAGGCCATATTCTGTTCCCAAaagataaaaactgtttttggaGCCCAATGAGACTAGAttgggggttgagttataaatcaacaATTGACTGTCCTCCCAAAAATCAACTATACGAATAAAcacggtttttattttttaaattcattcaaaattaaaaacgtaatggaaaaaataagtaatcgAGGAACAGTGTACTTTTAGGTGGCGAAAAAATATACTtgcaatggaatattggattcgtagatagaATAAAGcttgtagaaatttgtcaggaaatttgttttgtatataaatttgacacaaaaaagtgtatgtttaactgaaatatctgtcattttctgaatgatttttccattttgttctctttttttcttcaaacgtcattttacaatttttaacgGGAAGTGCCATAAAATGATGCATtctgtacataattttttttattcttgagctGAATTATTGCACTTTtaaatttccagaacattttattccataaattgcaaaaatgaaccagttatggtgggttattttttcgacgacattataatccattactttttgtttttgcaagtacgaaaaaaatcttggtaggtGTATGCTcttctttacaattccaatcAATCCTATTTTctactgtttgtttttttttgcaaaatttgtgcaaaaaagtttttttttacaaatttcattgcaaatttcaatttgacaattttttgacaaagataaaagatggacttctcatttAGGCAAATTTTTCCATGCATCTGaagttcataatatttttttttttttttttaaattcataataatacattttattctaataatattattcttgcCTGTATCGATGGGGGTCTAAACactaggaaaaataattttgatcattgccaatgatgtaaatccagtgtgTTCTTTTACCTGcccctttttttggaattgattgTCTGAAGAaagagttttcttttctttagcagttgccattatcatttaattctgaGTAGTGAAactcctttcctaaatagattcaattatattccaaccctgtttgaacgttcctgtgtgctcataaaagacggagcgtaaccctgaggatttgttgcggagatataattgtaagtccttgtttgactcagagtggaattggggatcgacatcgaagtaatacaagcaaatgtccttgtttatatccttttttccttcctctcttgtcctAGCTGATTTTAGCCAATCTAAATAAATGTCATGGGCATTactctttctctcctccaaaacattcttcaaattgttcggcttacaatgttgatttttcgtttcttttttttaaactgaactTTCATCATTGATCATTGCCAATGTTATATCCTGCTCTCTCCTTGGCCCAAGTAACCCTGGGCAAACCTTTGctagttatgtatatattaaaatacaacaaggTATTacctcaataatataaaaaaatacttttatttgttgttagctattgatttttcttctttttccccaTATCattattctgaacgttgattggtttaattcgTAAAAGCTCTTGaaaagctgtgaacaattctatACCATGAAACAAAGGGAAATGATAGTTTGCCAGATCCATGATctatttattcctaaaaatctttgcatattataatctccaaacctcaacaactctccatgtcaaaataaagagattCTCTGATTGAACATGTGTCTTGTTTGTATGAGTGAGATTCACttgatcaattaaatttttggatgcATGAAAATTACTAACTTGACATTTTCTCTCTCCACGaacaaaaacactttaaaatacatcacttttttattttgaaagggctCATTGTAGCTCACctgggtttttttgttttgttctgttAAGCTTGTTTTTTAGTTAGCGAATTGATGACTAAATTTTCTTATCCTGAGctgttgtcattgttatttaactcttgagtagtgaaattccttttctaatacACACAATTATACTCAAGCCCTGATGTTACATTaatttgtgctcataaaagacgtagaTTAATctcgaggatttgttgcaaagttataattgtaagttcttgatggacacagagtagaattaaagGATCAGCATCGGAGGTATTCTTGCCCATGTCCTTGTTATCTTCGTTCTCCCTTTCCTCCTCCaccagctgattgtaactgatctaatgaaacctcCCAAACATTCAGGGTTACTAtcttcattttctatttctttttatgttaACATGTTTGGTCAATAATGATAAACCACTTTTAAAAATTGCCCGACTTGTACCAATtgatttaaaggtttttttcctttttcatttttaacgaAGGGTTGCGAGATACAGAAAATAAAGGTAACAGATGACCAACTATAGTTCTTCATTAATGATCTAGAGAATGAAATAGATATGGGGGGGGCgtttaaattagaatataatcattataatatttattcgatatcatatttttttatgatatcaaaAGTAGATTTAAAGATACGATCATATTATATCTAATGTAGGAGgggataattaattgatttgtgcCACGGGGGAGTTGTGCCACAATCTTTTTCTCCGAAATCATTCAAGTAATTGTTCCTGAGACAactcatttgtaaaaaatcaattattttactcattatttgaaaaaaatgagcaaCATTATATTTGAACATGGATATCTTAATATATGGATAAACTACTCACTTTTAAATTCACGCAACCTCTCTATTATAACGATGTCTGTGTCgattcaatgaattattttctgttcctttaattgtttggatggagttgcactgattcagtataactatatttactacatctgacttaggaatcttctttcaagtccatatacattatgtatatttccttttttaggaaCGACAGGGGCgtgaacctacacacattgagttcttGAGCATAAAtacgcgttgtccattgaggtATGTTGTtccattctttttattttaacgttTATGTGAACATGAATTACTTATTGTAAAGTAATCTAATGATTTAAACAATAAAGGTTCATCATGTGACGCTCTTCTCAATACAAGATAAAAATGATGAGCTACGATTTAGCTGACAATCCCCTTTCCCCTTTCTACAGCTCTatgattaattacaaaaatcacaaattatatttttgaaaggacAATGGGAGAAGTCCCTGTCTCCGCGTTTACGAGTATGAttaatcactttttaacaaaaattaattcttctctttgacaattgttatttaattgaagaagtatttatttttaaggctCTATTAGCGAGGTTATGAGTCTAGTGTCCTTCCAGATGTTTAGTTATTTATGTTTAGAAGTAGAGCTATTAAAATCTttagttttgttattaaaaagaaaatatgcgggaaacataaaaattatactttttgttcaTCCAAGATTGGATAAATTCCCTTCAATAATTATGAGCCCGTTGTGTAGGAAACTGGGAACAATGGAGGCTTGGGTAGGCCCGTGTGACCTTGTGTGGATCCAGCTTCCCCATTGTACGAGTAATTGGATAacttcttcagggcctccacagacgaatgataAATGGCAAAGGCATCATGCTCAACCCTCTCCCAAAGATAGAAATTGCATGGGTTCAGGTCTGGCTATTTGCTGGTAAAAAATCCTGGCTCTAAAATGAGGAAattttgtggccaagacatCTTACACTTTTTTGGTTTGGTGGGCATGTGCACTGTCTTGTTGGGAGGTGTATTCTTTGccttgggctactccatctatccagggaatgtaaataacaatgacaaaacCAGTACAAGTGTAAAGTTGTATCCACGCAAGTAGCCCGGTCCTGACAAAATTTCAGGTCCCGTGTGatcgaggttatcaagagaggtgaatctcattataaataattaaatgtcatttaatgtagttttcaaataataagagAAAACTATAGTTCTAACCCATCTGGTCCTTTCGTTATAAGCAATTAAAGATTTTACTCATTTATCTGAACCACCCTGTACATTCCGAGTCtagcaaggacttacacttgTACCTCATCAAGTAACTCATTGTCATTCATGAACACACACGCCCTTGGTTACACTTTACACGTAAATGCTCCCTCCTCAATAATggtaacagctttagaaaacaaaataaaatgttcagtATGCCATCAACAAGAAGCTCGGACgctaaaaaaatcaacctttGTTATTGAATATCTTGAAACAAGAACGTCTACCAGGGCTTGGGAGGAAGGGATTGAATCTCTTCCTTCCTCACATAAAAAACCTACGGACGCCTCtgtaaaagtatattaaagaaaaaagatagaCGTACAACTTACTCActttaattagtgttgtgtcgttcTTTAATTAGGGTCGAGGAAGcggtccagtcccacttgtcggtccttaaagaaggtgtTGAgggtgttttcttttttctttatttaaatattctgttatataactaagaaataatataatatggtcgtattttattttatataatgtaaataggaatatttttttgcaagatatgtccAATGACCATAATTATACATATCTCATATGGAAACAGGACTTCTACAGACAACTACCCCCCTGGACAACTACGCCCACATCCTTTAAATCCTTAAGACTCTCGGTCCttggattttttcataaaaatgtcgacggtttattaagccaaataagatgtAGGAGACGACTCTAGGGCTCCTACCCCCTGTCATTTAACCACCTAGCATTTCACCCCCCACAGCATTTTACCCCTACTATAATAAATAGCAACCATTCgaccaaatattcaatttttttaacaacctacaagtgtaattattaatttaacttaatgacgTAGGTATTAATGATGTATCGTACTTCTCTTGACGTCATCGCTTGTCGCCACTATATATAGagtttaagaatatataaaaaaatacctaaataggctaattatatcatattcattaatatatgtattatttcaacattgaaaatcaaaataattatcccAATTTTGTGAACTTGTGAAGGTCTAAAGTATTAATGGTCCAATAATCTTCCTTAAATGTGGCGAAATCATATATTACTATGGGCAAAATACTGTCatggatatcaaaatgaaataattaaatagggTGGTATGTCTTTCATGGAGGGATAACTATAAGAGGTGGCAAAAAAGAATTATACTGCAACTCCAAGTCTAGTCTCAAGTCCTTGAATCTTTTTATCGAGTCCTCAGATTTGTTTATAACTCATTTAAGACATTTCAAGTTCATAATTGGAATATAAAGGGTATTTAGTGTTAATGCTTTTCTCAAGTTCAGATTTTCTACGTTGTCCGTCTATTGTAAGttgaagttttaatatatcttatcaAACATGAGATATGAATGAAATCATCTATGTCcgtattttgaaacttttcattACGATTATGCCGTTGATATTACTTGAGAAGATTTGAgatgatttgaataaataaaaaccgcCACTACACAGTCTATAATATACTTCTCAAAGAAAAACTTGTATTTGTAGAAGCAGAACGAAGTTGAGTGATTCAAACCCCTTAGGTACCGAAATCATTTATCAtgtaatctaaataatattttcccacaaatatcataatattcttaaaatatgttcaataaagTCTTTTAAAATACGTATATTTATAACAGTGAACTCagataaataacaaaaacaagcaGCTTCAGTTGTAGTGATGATAATTTGAGAGAGCCACACCTAAGGAAACgtcatatttatgtacaaatatggcATTAGCATATCAGGAACACAATAGGTATTTTACACAGTATTCGACTATTAAAATATagtgttataatatttttactgagttagtttaatatatattgagcCAACTCTGGTTTTTGAATGAAGTCcaatattaggtttttttttttttttttataattataaatattttgtaatatgatatacattaaataataattaatatcacaatGTAACAAAATTAAGCTCTAGGGATGCTCGTGGTCTGAAAGTAGATATGGgtcaatatcaaaatatatttcagaaccaatgttttacaaatgattagatgtacCCATGTCCctcaaaacatttatatttttttgtcacgATTCATTTGCTTCGTTTGCCAACATATTTATATCctacaaatacaatatttaaaaaatcaagactaaatatttattagtatctTTTCAGTGACAAAATATATCAGGCTGAGGAGGGAATATATTGATTCAGTCAtgagaatattaaatatatgaattaattgatCTGTCGTGAACCATCCAACAACATTATTCATGCATAGAAAATTAGTTTgatgagtaaaaaatagttttgggcTATTTTTCTATTGACTTAAACTGTTtgagttctttaaaaaaaaaacataagtcataatagatgtatttattaattcatttaactAAGTGTAAGAATAATGATTAAGTAACAGTTGgctacaagaaaaatacagaaggcaggctaacatttgtttttttcaaaaaaatttcatttccctTTTGTCAATCGAGGTTGAGAGTAGATAAAAAAGCTAGTCGTGACTGAACTGAACCGTCAATCAGGAGGGCTTTCAGGGGTTGGGCTTGAGGGGTTGTAGCCCACTTTctcattcaatttattttgccttttttctttcaaatataatatttgattttttttttcaaaaattataatatttgaaatatattttagttaattttttttccaaaatatttatttgtctgtgaatagctatggatttttaaaatttttgccctaaaaatttactttttggagaatagctataaatttttaaacaaaaatttccataaaattaattgtttaaattgctgtgaattttgaaatttttttgcaaaaaaaataattttttgagaatggctatggatttttgaaatttttttttaattgctttggattttgaatttttttccaaaaaatttaatttcttatgaataaCCATcgattcttgaaaaaaaaaagttaaaaaattttaattttctgtgaatagctataaatttttgtaatttttctccaaaaaaattaaaatagtaattttttttcaaaaaattatatagtttcataagttagtttttgaaattttttgagtgtaattatggttttttcaaaattttctctaTTTGGTAATTGGtactattacatttaaattcaaatatatatttttaattatccattcttaaatcaattaataccaAAGTTAAGCGAGGATTCTTCTTTAGGAGGGCGATGTTACACGcccacaacttattaaataattaacaaaaaaggagAAGGAGCAACTGCATTTACCGTTTTTCTTTATCGctatactttgttttttctgtacacagatcccttctttaattatgatatacattagagaccattgaagaataaaaaacggAAACAGTTCTCTTTGTATACGaggatcgtttgaaaagtccttgCAAAACTAAAAACTACTGAATTGTTTGGGGTAGgcctttaatatttatcaacttAGTCTCCTTTAGGCTTATAGACTTTGTCAACGCTGCTCTAGTTTGTTGATCCCTtccaaataataatagaattaacCCAATTCTGAAAAATGCCCATTTGTTTCTGGAATCACCTCCTTGTTTGAGTAAAATcagtttgaacgttcgtgtgtgctcataaaagacggagtgtagccctgaggatttgttgcagagatataattgcaagtctttgttggacacagagtagaattggggatcgacattggagtcattctagttaatgtccttgtttatatccttttctccttcctcccttgtcacaactgattgtagctgatctaatgaaacttaaGGAGCTGTTTTCTTTCTCCCCtccaaaactttcttcaaattatcagggttaccatgttgcctttcgggtttttttttttaagatatcatTTTAGACAGGATTTTTATGACTATTAATAAGGGTCTAAA
The genomic region above belongs to Lepeophtheirus salmonis chromosome 8, UVic_Lsal_1.4, whole genome shotgun sequence and contains:
- the BBS4 gene encoding BBSome complex member BBS4; translated protein: MNPALETSQSTSNGQTGNLSISNTSNIKPRSKKAPELPAMERRNWLIHNHYVRKEFETCKMILTSQLEESGGNCEYAHYVNGLILRQEGKIQESLEAFRICNVINPSNPDNVKQMGKSLHLLGRHQMAIETYKQAEIRSLGVDWEIHHHLGVSYMYLKEFEVSKEELLKALTVHKNEMSYLCISRVLLLLADTKGAIQMLKESLEYFPENSELSTKLGLLYLQLGQSQMAFEQLGNALIFNPLNSDALLALGSITQSNMDWNTALSKYKVASKIIPESPSLWNNIGMCFVGKKKSIAGISCLKRASYLAPFDWKIFFNLGLVHLMMQQFASAFHFLSSSANLHPKRGQTFMLLGITLTHLKDTDNASSAYEQALLLDNKDPAIPLNFAIYHYNRGETLSSKEKLGTMEERVLKLKSQCGLNTESDILITAGKLAKLLGMELQIEIPSPETPNTCTETAPPKRIQSSKGIREAKTSARAQLIMEGKTGKVTYPVVEEGNSSSSGNGKSEI